A segment of the Serratia fonticola genome:
CTTCCACAGCTTGTGCGAGTATTGAGGCTTTTTTCTCCCCTGTGACCAGTAGCAGGATATTTTTGGCCTGCATGATGGTTTTGATCCCCAGAGAGAAATACGCATCAGGAACCTGTTCCAAACCCCCTACCTCGTTTGCCAGGAGCGCCATTAACGCCGGGTTTTGGCGATCGACGGTGATTCTATGCGCCTCGCTGTCAAACGGGGTGCCGGGCAGGTTGGCGGCAAGATGCCCATCGCTACCGAGCCCCAGAATCAGCAAATCGATCCCGCCATCGGCGGCGATCTGACGATCGGCGTTCTGGTAATTGCCGCCATTCAATGCGTGGATGCGCTCATCTGGCACATTGGCAGGGGCAAAAAGATGCCGTTCCAGGTGACGGTAGATAGCTCCTTTGTCGTGCTCAAAGGGGTGAAAGGGAACTTCATCCTGAGTGTAGAAATGGACATGCTGATTGACACGAAGGTGGGGAATTAACAGCGGATATAACGCTAAAGGCGTTGAGCCGCCGGTGGG
Coding sequences within it:
- a CDS encoding glucosamine-6-phosphate deaminase, with amino-acid sequence MKIELCPSAEHLNQKVANHILHAMQQRPRFNFAPTGGSTPLALYPLLIPHLRVNQHVHFYTQDEVPFHPFEHDKGAIYRHLERHLFAPANVPDERIHALNGGNYQNADRQIAADGGIDLLILGLGSDGHLAANLPGTPFDSEAHRITVDRQNPALMALLANEVGGLEQVPDAYFSLGIKTIMQAKNILLLVTGEKKASILAQAVEGPLTENIPASILRFHPSCTLFVDFAAAQRLTVDKKSG